Proteins from one Juglans microcarpa x Juglans regia isolate MS1-56 chromosome 6S, Jm3101_v1.0, whole genome shotgun sequence genomic window:
- the LOC121237521 gene encoding LOW QUALITY PROTEIN: probable LRR receptor-like serine/threonine-protein kinase At1g12460 (The sequence of the model RefSeq protein was modified relative to this genomic sequence to represent the inferred CDS: inserted 2 bases in 2 codons) — protein MRKLYQFRLSHALLCSLSCFLGIVSVSPVSEKEVLLQFKGNITNDPYNRLSSWVLSGDPCQDYSGVFCNSVGFVERIVLWNTSLVGVLSPALSGLKSLRILTLFGNQFSGIIPQEYADIQTLWKINLSSNALSGSIPEFIGDLPSIRFLDLSRNDFAGEVPFTLFKYCYKTKYVSMSYNKLSGSIPASILNCMNLEGFDLSFNNLSDGIPSGVCSIPLLKYIILRSNRLSGSVQEQLSACQSLKILDLGSNMFSGPAPFGILGSKNISLFNISHNGFYGEIPDMTTCSGRMEFLDASANNLDGQIPLSITKCRSLRVLNLGFNKLNGTIPVEIGGMEMLSVIRLGNNLMXGTIPKEFGSIELLQVLDLHNLNLVGKIPVEISNCRILLVLDVSCNALEGEIPDTLSSMTNLEFVDLHQNQLNGRIPLSLGSITKIQVLDLSHNLLSGSIPPLGNLKMSTHFNVSYNNLSGTIPSALRGFGPYAFFNNPLLCGXPLDTSCSAKVNGSSSSPRKTKVISNSVIVAIVAAALILTGVCAVSIMSIRARKKKKVDEPMVVESTPLGSTESNVIIGKLVLFSKSLPSKYEDWEAGTKALLDKECLIGGGSIGTVYRTNFEGGISLAVKKLDTLGRIRNQDEFEQEIGQLGNLRHPNLVAFQGYYWSSTMQLILSEFVPNGNLYDNLHGLNHAGTSTAGGHTPLYWSRRFCIALETARALAYLHHDCRPPILHLNIKSTNILLDEEYHAKMSDYGLGKLLPILDNYGLTKFHTAVGYVAPELAQSLRLSEKCDVYSFGVILLELVTGRKPVESPRANVVVVLCEYVRGLLEIGSPSDCFDLSLRGFAENELIQVMKLGLICTSEVPSRRPSMAECVQVLDSIRNGLGHSD, from the exons ATGAGAAAACTCTATCAATTCCGTCTCTCACACGCTCTTTTGTGCTCTCTCTCTTGCTTTCTTGGAATTGTTTCAGTTTCACCAGTAAGCGAGAAAGAGGTTTTGCTTCAATTCAAGGGGAACATCACCAATGACCCATACAATAGGTTAAGTTCATGGGTTTTGAGTGGGGATCCTTGCCAGGATTACAGTGGGGTGTTCTGTAACTCGGTTGGATTTGTAGAAAGAATTGTATTGTGGAACACTAGTCTTGTTGGGGTATTATCCCCAGCCTTATCGGGTTTGAAATCTTTGAGGATTTTGACGTTGTTTGGGAATCAATTTTCGGGCATTATCCCTCAAGAATATGCCGACATTCAGACGTTGTGGAAGATCAACTTGAGTTCCAATGCGTTATCCGGGTCAATCCCGGAGTTTATTGGTGATTTACCAAGCATTCGGTTTCTGGATTTGTCAAGGAATGATTTTGCTGGGGAGGTACCATTTACATTAttcaaatattgttataaaacCAAGTATGTTTCTATGTCCTATAACAAGCTTTCGGGTTCGATTCCTGCATCAATATTGAACTGCATGAACCTTGAGGGGTTTGATCTCTCTTTCAATAATCTCAGTGATGGCATTCCTTCGGGAGTTTGTAGTATTCCATTGTTAAAGTACATAATTTTAAGAAGCAATAGGCTATCGGGAAGTGTTCAAGAGCAGCTTTCAGCATGCCAGAGCTTGAAAATATTGGACCTTGGTAGCAATATGTTTTCCGGGCCGGCTCCATTTGGTATTCTCGgatcaaaaaatatttctttatttaatatatccCATAATGGGTTTTATGGGGAGATTCCTGACATGACAACCTGCAGTGGGAGAATGGAATTTCTGGACGCTTCAGCGAATAATTTAGATGGGCAAATTCCGTTGAGCATTACAAAGTGTAGAAGTCTTAGGGTTTTGAACTTGGGATTTAACAAGCTGAATGGGACTATCCCAGTAGAAATTGGAGGTATGGAGATGCTTTCCGTGATTAGATTAGGTAACAATTTGA GGGGGACCATTCCAAAGGAGTTTGGAAGCATTGAGCTGCTTCAGGTTCTGGATTTGCATAATCTGAACCTTGTTGGCAAAATTCCTGTTGAAATAAGCAATTGCAGGATTCTTCTTGTGCT GGATGTTTCTTGTAATGCTTTAGAGGGAGAAATTCCCGATACCCTTTCCAGCATGACTAACCTAGAATTCGTTGACCTACATCAAAACCAACTCAACGGGAGAATCCCTCTAAGCCTTGGAAGCATTACAAAAATCCAAGTTCTGGATCTGTCGCATAATTTGCTTTCTGGGTCAATCCCTCCTCTTGGAAATCTGAAAATGTCAACTCATTTTAATGTATCCTACAACAACCTCTCAGGCACCATTCCTTCAGCTCTACGGGGTTTTGGTCCATATGCATTTTTTAACAATCCCCTGCTCTGTG CCCCCTTGGACACATCTTGCTCAGCAAAGGTCAACGGATCAAGTTCTTCACCGAGGAAAACAAAGGTCATAAGTAATTCTGTCATTGTTGCAATTGTTGCTGCTGCACTGATCCTCACTGGGGTTTGTGCGGTATCCATCATGAGCATCAGGGCtcgcaaaaagaaaaaagttgatGAACCAATGGTTGTTGAGAGCACACCGCTGGGTTCAACCGAGTCAAATGTAATAATTGGGAAGCTGGTTCTCTTTAGCAAAAGTTTGCCCTCTAAGTATGAAGATTGGGAGGCTGGCACCAAAGCTTTGCTTGACAAGGAGTGTCTGATTGGTGGTGGGTCTATCGGTACAGTCTACCGGACTAATTTTGAAGGTGGGATCTCACTTGCGGTGAAGAAGCTTGACACTCTGGGAAGGATCAGAAACCAAGACGAATTTGAGCAAGAAATTGGACAACTAGGCAACCTTCGTCACCCAAATCTAGTTGCATTTCAGGGTTACTACTGGTCCTCGACAATGCAGTTGATTCTATCTGAATTTGTCCCAAACGGGAATCTGTATGATAACCTTCACGGCCTTAACCATGCAGGCACCAGTACTGCTGGCGGCCACACTCCGTTGTATTGGTCTAGGAGGTTTTGCATTGCTCTTGAAACGGCAAGAGCCCTAGCTTACCTTCACCATGATTGTAGACCTCCAATTCTTCATCTCAACATCAAATCGACTAACATACTCTTAGATGAGGAGTACCATGCTAAGATGTCAGATTATGGGTTGGGAAAATTGCTTCCCATTTTGGATAACTATGGTTTAACTAAATTCCACACTGCAGTTGGGTATGTCGCGCCAGAATTGGCTCAAAGTTTGAGACTGAGTGAGAAGTGTGATGTTTATAGCTTTGGGGTTATTCTTTTGGAGTTGGTTACAGGCAGAAAACCGGTGGAGAGTCCAAGAGCAAATGTGGTTGTCgttttgtgtgaatatgttAGGGGACTGCTGGAAATTGGCTCACCTTCAGATTGTTTTGATCTGAGTTTGCGTGGTTTTGCAGAGAATGAGCTTATTCAGGTAATGAAGTTGGGGCTCATCTGTACATCCGAGGTTCCTTCAAGAAGACCAAGCATGGCAGAGTGTGTCCAGGTTCTTGACTCTATCAGAAATGGATTGGGTCATTCTGATTAG
- the LOC121237644 gene encoding protein LITTLE ZIPPER 1-like isoform X2, whose protein sequence is MCTSNTKKLPSGLVHSSERKQRSKRSKVQVPRRVRKKCEEKAEKDMELKNLKLFLENQSIIEENEKLRKKASVLHQENSALMSEFQNKFPDSDIFFDSLPLFFFTNTDNRR, encoded by the exons ATGTGTACCAGCAACACTAAAAAGCTTCCATCTGGTCTGGTCCATTCTTCTGAAAGAAAACAACGATCGAAGCGATCTAAAGTTCAAGTTCCCAGGCGAGTCAG GAAAAAGTGCGAAGAAAAGGCAGAGAAAGATATGGAACTAAAGAACCTGAAGTTATTTTTGGAGAACCAAAGTATAATTGAAGAGAATGAGAAGCTGAGGAAAAAGGCCAGTGTTCTTCACCAAGAGAACTCAGCCTTAATGTCCGAGTTTCAGAACAAATTCCCCGATTCGGACATTTTCTTCGATTCTCTACCTTTGTTCTTCTTTACAAACACTGATAACAGAAGATGA
- the LOC121237644 gene encoding protein LITTLE ZIPPER 2-like isoform X1, whose translation MCTSNTKKLPSGLVHSSERKQRSKRSKVQVPRRVSRKKCEEKAEKDMELKNLKLFLENQSIIEENEKLRKKASVLHQENSALMSEFQNKFPDSDIFFDSLPLFFFTNTDNRR comes from the exons ATGTGTACCAGCAACACTAAAAAGCTTCCATCTGGTCTGGTCCATTCTTCTGAAAGAAAACAACGATCGAAGCGATCTAAAGTTCAAGTTCCCAGGCGAGTCAG CAGGAAAAAGTGCGAAGAAAAGGCAGAGAAAGATATGGAACTAAAGAACCTGAAGTTATTTTTGGAGAACCAAAGTATAATTGAAGAGAATGAGAAGCTGAGGAAAAAGGCCAGTGTTCTTCACCAAGAGAACTCAGCCTTAATGTCCGAGTTTCAGAACAAATTCCCCGATTCGGACATTTTCTTCGATTCTCTACCTTTGTTCTTCTTTACAAACACTGATAACAGAAGATGA
- the LOC121237614 gene encoding zinc finger A20 and AN1 domain-containing stress-associated protein 1, with protein MCLGNRRVYQSVRAQAQAQSKPQREGVSFGRLAPSISLFFKSTLALLDPGIAQNFFSLLFEVKAHGIDLEKENIGANQGSRTEEREMSSEQNDGTSYQPSEPKLCVNNCGFFGNAATMNLCSKCYRDCRMKEEHAASAKVAMEKSFNPTPTRPDNDQPALPSASSTESLGVGPSSSSSSTSSVFSAAGDREAQPPKVASRCLTCNKKVGLTGFRCKCESTFCGLHRYPEKHDCTFDFKACGRDAIAKANPVIKADKVDRI; from the exons ATGTGCCTCGGGAACAGGCGTGTTTATCAAAGCGTTCGGGCACAGGCACAGGCACAGTCAAAGCCCCAGAGAGAGGGGGTTTCATTCGGCCGGTTGGCTCCCTCAATTTCCTTATTCTTCAAGAGTACTCTCGCTCTTCTTGATCCTGGTATTGCTCAGAATTTCTTTTCCTTGCTATTCGAAGTGAAGGCGCACGGGATAGACTTGGAGAAAGAAAACATCGGAGCTAACCAAG GTAGTCGAAccgaggagagagagatgagttcTGAACAGAACGACGGGACGAGCTACCAGCCGTCGGAGCCGAAGCTCTGCGTCAACAACTGCGGCTTCTTCGGCAACGCGGCCACCATGAATCTCTGCTCCAAGTGCTACAGAGACTGCCGGATGAAAGAAGAACACGCGGCTTCGGCGAAAGTCGCTATGGAGAAATCCTTCAACCCCACGCCTACGCGGCCAGACAATGATCAGCCGGCCCTACCTTCTGCTTCTTCCACGGAGAGCCTCGGCGTGGGACCCTCTTCGTCGTCTTCGTCAACTTCTTCGGTGTTCAGTGCTGCCGGTGATCGTGAAGCGCAGCCGCCAAAGGTGGCGAGCCGGTGCCTTACCTGTAACAAGAAGGTTGGTTTGACCGGGTTCCGTTGCAAATGCGAGAGTACCTTCTGTGGGCTCCACCGGTACCCGGAGAAGCACGATTGTACGTTCGACTTCAAAGCCTGCGGTCGTGACGCCATTGCCAAGGCTAATCCAGTAATCAAGGCCGATAAGGTGGATAGGATCTGA